From the Chanos chanos chromosome 7, fChaCha1.1, whole genome shotgun sequence genome, the window agAACAcatcttttgcaaaatgaaacacttcattcaaaactatacaataatttataaaaacccaatTTTGTCACCGTATGGCATACACATGGTTCATATGATCCCATTCTGTTTGAACTTGTTATACACTGATGCGCTCAATCTAAGCCACTTTTAACATCTCTTTAACATACCTTAAAtgcagcaaaaacatttgtggagacaaaaaaaagtaagcatgaattaaaaaaaaaaaacccaagcgtCATCTCTGGGCCTGGCTGGATCTGGTCGTAGCACTTCATCCACATCACAGGCTACGTCCTCTCTCacaagacagtgagggaagagtCTTCTAGAATGGCGGATCCATCCTTGCACAGACCCTGCATCAATTTGGTCACAGGCCTCCTCCATGGCTTGAATGAGGGGTATCCTGACATAGGGCTGGAGATTGTAAACCTTCCACCGCCAAAAGCTCCTCAGTGGGGTTAAGGAAGGGAGAGTATGGTGGGAGGTATTGGAGTGAAAACTGTGGATGCTGATGAAACCAGTTTTGGACCAGAGCAGATCGGCGGAAAGATACGTTGTCCCAGATGACAATGTatctcatctgctctgcatccatttggtctttagctgtgatgatgttgtgtgGTCTGTCTAAAAAAGTGAGTGACTGAGCCGTGTTGTAAGGACCCAAGTCGGCATGAGGGTGGAGGACCCCATTCTGTGTGATTGCAGCGCACTTAGTCATGTTACTACCACATTAGCCCGGGACATTCAAAACAGCTCTGTGCCCAATGATGTTTCTCTGACCTGCCTTCTTCGTACCTTTGTGAGGTTAAACCCAGCCTCATCTATGAAGATAACTTCTTGCAGGATTGCATCGGCATCCATTTGCAGACGTTGTGTAGTATAAAATAGGTCTACTGTCAATTTACACATAAAAAGGCTCAATGTACAATACTGAAGTCTACATTACTTACCTCCACATATCCATGCTTCTGTCAAATGGCACTGAGTTGTTTTATCTGTATGTGATGTTTAAGGATTCGCCCCAGTGTTGACAGAGAAACCTGATGGGCATTGTTGAAAACTGTGTGGTCAGTGAGgatgtttgtttgagtttctCAGATGCATGTTGCATTGTTAAAAACTGTGTGGTCAGTGAGGATGTTTGAGTTTCTCAAATGCATGTTGCATTGTTAAAAACTGTGTGGTCAGTGAGGATGTTTGAGTTTCTCAGATGCATGTTGCATTGTTGAAAACTGTGTGGTCAGTGAGGATGTTTGAGTTTCTCAAATGCATGTTGCATTGTTGAAAACTGTGTGGTCAGTGAGGATGTTTGAGTTTCTCAGATGCGTGTTGCATTGTTGAAAACTGTGTGGTCAGTGAAGATGTTTGAGTTTCTCAGATGCATGTTGCATTGTTGAAAACTGTGTGGTCAGTGAGGATGTTTGAGTTTCTCAGATGCGTACCGCATTATTGGCCAAAACCACGTTTGCGAtagctctctcttgctcctctgGGAATATGGGGCCCCTTCCTCCTTGACATTCTCAACCCTCAGTCCTATGTAGACCAGTcaaaatacatgtaaaatgtCACAGGACAGTATACAAGGCATTGTTTAACAGTAAACATGGAATGCAGTGAATGAGATGTTCTGATTTTACTTTAGACAGTAGAGAAAAGTTACGTTTCACCTGTGCTTTTATCGAAATGCCCAAATTACTGTTGCAGCACTATATCCACTGTGGATGGGCTGAACCCTCTGTCCAGCATCTCTCAATGTTTACagcatggtcaaccaatgtcaacCCCTGGTTTACAGCATGGTCAACCAGTGTCAACCCATGGTTTACATCATGGTCAAATAGTGTCAACCCATGGTTTACatcatggtcaaccaatgtcaacccatggtttacatcatggtcaaccaatgtcaacccatggtttaccgcatggtcaaccaatgtcaacccatggtttacatcatggtcaaccaatgtcaacCCATGGTTTACAGCATGGTCAACCAGTGTCAACCCATGGTTTACATCATGGTCAACTAGTGTCAACCCATGGTTTACatcatggtcaaccaatgtcaacCCATGGTTTACATCATGCTCAACCAGTGTCAACCCATGGTTTACATCATGCTCAACCAATGTCAACCCATGGTTTACatcatggtcaaccaatgtcaacccatggtttaccgcatggtcaaccaatgtcaacCGATGGTTTACagcatggtcaaccaatgtcaacCCGTGGTTTATcgcatggtcaaccaatgtcaacccatggtttacatcatggtcaaccaatgtcaacCCATGGTTTACATCATGCTCAACCAGTGTCAACCCATGGTTGACatcatggtcaaccaatgtcaacccatggtttacatcatggtcaaccaatgtcaacCCATGGTTTACATCATGCTCAACCAGTGTCAACCCATGGTTTACatcatggtcaaccaatgtcaacccatggtttacatcatggtcaaccaatgtcaacccatggtttacatcatggtcaaccaatgtcaacccatggtttaccgcatggtcaaccaatgtcaacCGATGGTTTACagcatggtcaaccaatgtcaacCCGTGGTTTACagcatggtcaaccaatgtcaacCCATGGTTTACATCATGGTCAACCAGTGCCAACCCATGGTTTACAGCATGGTCCACCAGTGTCAACCCATGGTTTACatcatggtcaaccaatgtcaacccatggtttacatcatggtcaaccaatgtcaacccatggtttacatcatggtcaaccaatgtcaacccatggtttaccgcatggtcaaccaatgtcaacCGATGGTTTACagcatggtcaaccaatgtcaacCCGTGGTTTACagcatggtcaaccaatgtcaacCCATGGTTTACATCATGGTCAACCAGTGCCAACCCATGGTTTATcgcatggtcaaccaatgtcaacCCGTGGCTGACagcatggtcaaccaatgttACTCGAAGCTCATTGGATAAATTTGGTCCTTGTCCTCTTTGTCCATGTCCTCCTCCAGGTCTACCTCTAGTAGACTCTTCCTCTCCGTACACCTCTTCCTCCATGGgctccctctttcctcctcactcttcctcttcctctcactgtAGCATTGCCTTTCATGTTCTGAtgaagacaggtaaactcacctgttgcctttttatagtgcttacGCCTGATTTCACAATCTGCAATATTTCACATGtatatgaaacacattttggtcatttgtcTTAGGATGCAGGAAGCTTTACATGTTATTTTCCCTATgaaaaataccatttttttttcttttgccaacacagtaaacatgttggTGAGGAAAGTCATTGTAGCAGacaataaaactgacattagcaATAGCATTAgatctgtgaaatatttctACTCCTCTGTAGTCTctagttttaaatatttataggGCTCATAACTGGCAAACTTATTTATCAGTTTACTTGCTGAGGAGCATGTGATaatagtgttgtgtgttaaggAGCacgtgttaatagtgttgtttattaaggatcgtgtgttgacagtgttgtttgctgaggatcatgtgttaatagtgttgtttgctgAGGATCATGTGTTAATGGTGTTGTTTGCTGAGGATCACGTGTTGACAGTGTTGTTTGCTAaggatcatgtgttaatagtgttgtttgctaaggatcatgtgttaatagtgttgctTATTAAagatcatgtgttaatagtgttgtttattaaggagcatgtgttgacagtgttgtttgctgaggatcatgtgttaatagtgttgtttatttagGTGCATGTGTTAATAGTTTTGTTTGCTGAGGATCAcatgttaatagtgttgtttattaaggatcatgtgttaatagtgttgtttgctaaggatcatgtgttaatagtgttgtttgctgaggatcatgtgttaatagtaTTGTTTATTAaggatcatgtgttaatagtgttgtttattaaggatcatgtgttaatagtgttgtttgctgaggatcatgtgttaatagtgttgtttattaaggatcatgtgttaatagtgttgtttgcagaggatcatgtgttaatagtgttgtttattcAGGATCATGTGTTGATAGTGTTGTTTGCTGAGGATCATGTGTTGATAGTGTTGTTTGCTgaggatcatgtgttaatagtgttgtttgctgaggatcatgtgttaatagtgttgtttgttAAGGGGCGTGTGTTGATAGTGTCATTTATTgaggatcatgtgttaatagtgttgtttgttaaggatcatgtgttaatagtgttgtttgctgaggatcatgtgttaatagtgttgtttgctgaggatcatgtgttaatagtgttgtttatttaggtgaatgtgttaatagtgttgtttattaaggggcatgtgttaatagtgttgtttgctgaggatcatgtgttaatagtgttgcttgctgaggatcatgtgttaatagtgttgtttgctgaggatcatgtgttaatagtgttgtttgttAAGGAAcatgtgttaacagtgttgtttgctgaggatcatgtgttaatagtgttgtttattaaggatcatgtgttaatagtgttgtttgcagaggatcatgtgttaatagtgttgtttattcAGGATCATGTGTTGATAGTGTTGTTTGCTgaggatcatgtgttaatagtgttgtttgctaaggatcatgtgttaatagtgttattttgctggctgatggagaagacaaagtaaattAAGGAACCAGTGAGATCAGacgcttaacagtacagataaatgtgggatcactatttgacaagcaacaggtgactgCTATGGTTTTTATATAACGTTTGTAAcggcttattaatgatttataaagtgttcacaacctaattaataaactaattataaaaatgatttgaGTCCATACAGAGTCAGTATCCTTCTCCAACAGTCTGAAATGATTTGAGTCCATACAGAGTCAGTATTCTTCTCTAACAGTCTGAAATGATTTGAGTCCATACAGAGTCATTACCCTTCTCTCACAGACTGAAATGATTTGAGTCCATACAGAGTCATTACCCTTCTCCAACAGTCTGAAATGATTTGAGTCTATGGAGAGTCAGTACTTCCAGAACAGCCTGAAATGATTTGCTGATGTATTTGTGCCCAGAGAAATGTGTTAGTTATCATTTAATggacaaatgagaaaacagcttTAAAGCATGGCTGTGatcatgtgtgaaaacagaggtTCACTTTTACTTACACACTGTGAAATATGTAGCAAAAAGAACTTAAACAGGAACCGTTCACTGGTGTTTTTAATACAtttccactagagggagctaAAGTGCAGTACTGAATTGTCTGGAAAAGCTCAGATGGAAAAGATCTGTGACTGACACGGTCTGCAACAGACCATGTaagaaaattattattatataaacacagGAAATTGTACATACGTATAGTTTTATATATAACAACACAGCCTCCTATTGTCACACACTCCATTGTTTCATTATTGAAATGTGAGTGTATGATCTTCAGACATAACAGGATGttaatgaaaatattacatGCATATAATTAATGCAGTTTACACAAACATGAAGCCGCTGTAATTCAGCTGTACAAAAACAGTAGCTGTTTCTCCATGAAACCCTCAGAATCAAGCAACTGAACCAACCCTCCAATCACAGAATAGTATGCAAATTAACAAAGTTCATCTACAGCCAATCCATTAGGCTAAAAAGAATGAGTGCTCCAGTGACACGCCCACTGATCATAGTTGGAGATCCTATggatataagagagagagagaccatggaaaaatcaaaacaacagtaTTGGTACACGCATTTTTTTCTACAGGAGTTCACActcaccctaaaacacacactaaacacacacacacacacacacacacacacacacaaatataaagcCTGAACATATCCCCATCTGCCAGTAAGAGCTGGAGTGCTGTTACTGGTTTAAAGGATATGTGCTTTATCACTGTCCTACATCCACAGACATAATGTCCTTAAAtctttagacacacacacacacgtgccctcagacacacacacacacacacacagacacatgcacacagacacacgcacacacacacacgcacacacacacacacacacacacacggacacatgtacccacacacacacacacacacacacacacacacacacacacacacacacacagacacacgcacacagacacgcacatgcccacagacacacacacagacactgaaactgCACAAACCCTGTGCTTTGCTCATTTATTTTACTTCACCTACCATGGTTTGAGATCCctacagcatgagagagagagagagacagagagagagagagagagagagagagagataagattaTTAAAATGGCAGAATTTGATATTATGTAGATAGTCAGATAAAAGGTATCAATACACTCACTGATGCTGATGGGTTCTGACTGGTATTTTAGGGATTCAGGCAAATCCAGCTTCAGTTCAGCTTCACATTTATACTGGACTCCATGGTCCTCTCTACTGGCTGTGATGGTATATCTGTCAGTCGCTGTCACACCTTCATAACTGTGACCTGTAACAGAGCACTGAGAGACATTGGATTCATGCAgtaatgtttttcctctgaacCATTTCACTGTGAGGCTCTGAACAGGAGCCACACTCTGGACCTCACACTCCAACTGGTACTGATTCCCCTCAACCATCGGACCAGATCCACTCACAAAACGGAGAGATACTCTGTCTGGAGgctctgagaaaacacacacacacacacacacacacacacattaaatattgtGAATATATAGAGAGTAAGGCAGTAAGCgatgtgtagagtaacagtgtCTCCACATTGAAGTCATATCATGATCTGTGTATGAGGCCGTGaggagaatataactcactgtaaatgatgtgtgtatgaggccataaggagaatataactcactgtaaatgatctgtgtatgaggccataaggagaatataactgactgtaaatgatgtgtgtatgaggccataaggagaatataactcactgtaaatgGTCACACTCAGATTAGTGATGCATTGGTCGTGTTCCTCAAACTGTGAATAGCACTGAATCCCTTGCGCTTCTTCCCACTCTGTCAGACTGCTCACACTCCATGTCAGGTTCATGACGTTCTCCTGTAAACCATCAGTGGCCCCTTGTTTGGCCTCCAAACCCATTCCGCTATATTGCATTGAggtctttgttgtgtttggaaCTGAGCAGGTTGCTGAAACAGGGTCTCCATATCTGACCACCAGGCTTGAGGGAGAGAAGACTGGATACAGCCCTTCACATTTGTCCTCCTCTGTTAAGGAAGTAGAGTATCATGTAATCTTGATGATATCAGTAAAATATCAGTGAATGTCATCTTCTTTACAGTAGAGTAGACACACTAGAATTCACCATCATAATGCAGAGACTATGCAGTAGATAGATGAGTATTGGACCATAACAGTCTATGGGATGCTCAGAGTGTATGGACAAGAATTTAATTATGACAGTGtaggaaatgtttaaaaaagatatttaaagaGTATTTAATTATAATACTGTAGGGAATGCTTACAGTAGATATGAGTATTTATCGATATGAGTATTTAATTATAATACTGTAGAGAATGATTAAAACAGATATATGAGTATTTATCGATATGAGTATTTAATTATAATACTGTAGTGCAATGGTTCTCAAACTTTTTACACCGCGTGCTGCCTCAGAAAATACCTGTCTCTCCCAGTGCCACCATTATGACCGACGTTAAAACCCAGTAGCGCAGGCCTATCCTATTCAGCTACGCACAGTTCACACAGGAGGCAAATCCATTCCTAATAagaatattatttattgtttaccGTTGTCAGCCACAGCTACACTGTACAAAGGGATAGCACTACTGGCACTCTTCCACACAACTGTCATACAATGcaaggcacacatacacacacacacacacacacatacacacacggcaAGTGTGAACATTAAGGATAGCAACTGtatttcactcaaacacacacaaactggttGGTTGTAAGATGTCGTTTTGAGATGTGATGGTTTCATGGATTCATTGCTAAGAACATTACCACataatgtaactgtaactgtaactgatactgtaactgtaactcTAATCActgatagacagagagatagacagagagatagacagagagatagacagagagatagatactAAATCtagtcacagtcacactgcagcCTCGGCTCTTCCTCCGTCCCGCTCCAGCTGAATATAAATTTGATGTAACTTGAGTCATATTTCCTTACTGTTTTGCGCCGTTTGCTGCCAGCAGGTGCTGTGGAGACTTCACTGGCACTGCTGAAGTAGCCACCAGCTCTTGTGCTCAGTTCACTGTCGTTCACTTCAGTTTGTACTGGACTGCTCGAAATATTCTCCTCCACACTTCTCTTCCTAATAGTTCCCGTTTGGTGCCACGATTGCAGTGTTTTTGAACCATTCATCATTTTAGCGACCTCCGCTCACAATGCCTGTCCACTGGAGGGAAGCGATTTCGCTATAGCAACCCAGAGCCATCAACGGTTCTTCGCTCTGGGGGCGTGTCTTTCAAATGCACTCTGTTTGGTTGTCCATAGACACGCGTTGCTACCTTACAGGAAACAATACCATTGGCCGCCGCCCGGTGAATTCGCTCCTCATTTGAATAAAGTTAAAAATATTTCCACCCTGTTCAGATTCGCCTCGCTGTCAATCTGACGATGAGCCGCGCAAGCTGTTCGCCCGActtcactgaaaatgttctgtcctcgttacatgtactgtatataacttgACAGTCAGATAAACGCCTCCCTAACACCAAGACTCTGAAGACAGTCAACTCcttgtccacaggtttattgatgttgcaaagaagggtgaaactgaaacatacaaagcCTAATCAACGCTATGCTTGCTTTTAAAACGTACAGATACTTACAAtgtaaatataccaatcaaattTAGCATGAATTAAatcttctaattttttttagCGTTAGacgtatgtatttattgtagatttaacttcaaatgtaatatataacattagattttaacatttaatcagtcatctcttcgattgtttatttgtaactATTCCCGTATGAACTTCCAGTTGCCTAGGAACGATGTAGTCAGTAGCAATAGCAACTTGTAGCTAACAGATTTCTGTAATCTAACTTCACAGAAcgtaacactgacacaaaaataaataaataaatacataaagatcTGCGACCACAGACAACAATTAAACGATCAGTACATACCCACGATGCTACCAAAGGCATGAGATGTATGCAGATATCGCTGGATTATCTCCGATATAATAAAC encodes:
- the LOC115816933 gene encoding uncharacterized protein LOC115816933 isoform X2, encoding MEMLHFTLFALTFLIYPDKTFTEEDKCEGLYPVFSPSSLVVRYGDPVSATCSVPNTTKTSMQYSGMGLEAKQGATDGLQENVMNLTWSVSSLTEWEEAQGIQCYSQFEEHDQCITNLSVTIYKPPDRVSLRFVSGSGPMVEGNQYQLECEVQSVAPVQSLTVKWFRGKTLLHESNVSQCSVTGHSYEGVTATDRYTITASREDHGVQYKCEAELKLDLPESLKYQSEPISIRISNHGSPTMISGRVTGALILFSLMDWL
- the LOC115816933 gene encoding uncharacterized protein LOC115816933 isoform X1, giving the protein MEMLHFTLFALTFLIYPDKTFTEEDKCEGLYPVFSPSSLVVRYGDPVSATCSVPNTTKTSMQYSGMGLEAKQGATDGLQENVMNLTWSVSSLTEWEEAQGIQCYSQFEEHDQCITNLSVTIYKPPDRVSLRFVSGSGPMVEGNQYQLECEVQSVAPVQSLTVKWFRGKTLLHESNVSQCSVTGHSYEGVTATDRYTITASREDHGVQYKCEAELKLDLPESLKYQSEPISIRISNHGSSTMISGRVTGALILFSLMDWMWMNFVNLHTIL